In one window of Hyla sarda isolate aHylSar1 chromosome 1, aHylSar1.hap1, whole genome shotgun sequence DNA:
- the LOC130367719 gene encoding G-protein coupled receptor 4-like, with protein MLLVGGGYDISHRFLSLLAINIDIVGYTEMDFFSLYFSDDFVNLMVEQTNMYAQQALSENMSIIATHHPSCLTQDSMSTENTFPSNNTSKEYTTAFCCIYIGNSLLGLTVNSLVMWAIWPQVSSSPGLAIYVVNLLCAALLECLILPFGVAYLLHSSAVGPVGCHVLGLIPKVAQRTATMLCIWIFVVRYVAVSHPLNFRKFCKGRVVGSMSITIWLTAFTISITEQVLSKNHTDFCFPAYGFTSKWPPLHLIISFVFSHVTLILLSLFTYLISCVVKNSDTVPAEQYKRFSRLLVFVVVNFGVFFCPMHIIWQFHNIIILLGKSNFQVQQKLYMLYQMLFTFNSFSVVITPMFYIISSSTVKTRLKGLIKCR; from the exons atGTTGCTGGTGGGAGGTGGCTATGATATCAGCcacagattcctgagtttgttggcgatcaATATTGACATAGTCGGGTACACGGAAATGGACTTTTTTAGTCtttatttcagtgacgactttgtgaatctaatggtggagcaaactaaCATGTACGCTCAACAG GCACTTTCAGAAAACATGTCTATAATTGCCACCCATCATCCCTCCTGCCTAACACAGGACTCCATGTCAACTGAAAATACATTTCCATCGAACAATACCTCTAAAGAATATACAACTGCTTTTTGCTGTATTTACATTGGAAACTCTCTATTGGGGCTGACGGTCAACAGTTTGGTTATGTGGGCAATCTGGCCACAAGTCAGTAGTTCACCGGGTCTTGCCATTTATGTAGTCAATCTTCTCTGTGCTGCACTCCTGGAATGTCTGATCTTACCATTTGGAGTAGCCTACCTTTTACACAGCTCGGCAGTGGGCCCTGTGGGCTGCCATGTTCTTGGCCTAATTCCTAAGGTAGCTCAGAGGACTGCAACAATGTTATGCATTTGGATATTTGTTGTACGATATGTAGCAGTATCTCACCCACTCAACTTCAGGAAATTTTGTAAAGGTCGGGTAGTTGGGTCAATGAGTATTACAATATGGCTGACAGCATTTACCATTTCAATAACTGAGCAAGTACTTTCCAAAAACCATACAGATTTCTGTTTCCCTGCTTATGGATTCACATCAAAATGGCCACCCCTGCATTTGATCATTTCATTTGTTTTTAGCCATGTAACCCTCATTCTTCTTTCTTTATTCACTTACCTAATCTCCTGTGTAGTGAAGAACTCTGACACAGTGCCCGCTGAACAGTATAAAAGGTTCAGTAGGTTACTTGTTTTTGTTGTTGTCAATTTTGGTGTATTTTTTTGCCCAATGCATATCATTTGGCAATTccataatattattatattacttgGTAAATCAAATTTTCAGGTACAGCAAAAACTTTATATGCTTTATCAGATGCTGTTTACTTTTAATAGTTTTAGTGTTGTAATTACCCCTATGTTTTATATAATAAGTTCCAGTACAGTGAAAACAAGACTTAAGGGGCTTATCAAGTGCAGATAA